The Pseudomonas sp. SCA2728.1_7 DNA segment CAACGCGCGTGCGCGCCGGAAGCATTCGCCACCGGATCACCCCGCCCGGTTGTAGTGAGAATCTGTGACGAGGCAGGTCTCCTGGCTGACGGTGTTCAGGTATGAGCCTGGCGTTGGCTGCGCCTTCCCGCGGGCTCATGGGTTGAGCTGGCAGTGGCGTGGCAGCGAACTTCACCGTTCACAGTTGCGGGGGCAGCCGCGGCATTGACCGCGTTCCCTTCTTAGCTTCGGCAACGGCCGAAGAACCTCGAAAGCGCAAGGCTACGCATGGTGTGGTTTTGGGTCAATGCTTTGGGGGTTTTGGATTGGGGGCATATCCGTTGCTGCGGATGCTGCTTCTGGCGGTTTCGCTCTTACAGCGAGTCACCTTTTCCAAACGCCGAAAAGGTAACCCAAAAGGCTTTGCCCCGGCGTACGGCACTTCGCTGAGGCTCAGTGTTCCCTCGCTACGGTGTCCATCCGGGGGCATCGCCTACGGTTTGCTTCGCTGCACCTACTCTCGATGAATGCGGCTGCGCCGCACGGCGCTGTGCGCCTACCCCCGGATGAACACCTTCGCTCGGCCTGCCGAAGGGGCAAAAAAGCCAGATCAAAAGCCAGATCAAGAGCCCCTCACCCTAGCCCTCTCCCAGAGGGAGAGGGGACTGACCGGGGCGTTTGGAAGAGGTACGCCGACCTGCGATACCGCGTTGAACTCAGGCTTTGAAAAGCACACAAATCAGCCGCTCTCCCTCCACTCCCGGAGGGACAGGGGACTGACCGGGGTGTTTGGAAGAAGTACGCCGACCTGCGATACCGCGTTGAACTCAGGCTTTGAAAAGCACACAAATCAGCCGCTCTCCCTCCACTCCCGGAGGGACAGGGGACTGGCCGAGGTGTTTGGGGGAGCTATGCCGACGTGCGATACCGCGTTGAACTCAGGCTCAAAAAAGCAAAAAAATCGGCCCCCTCACCATGAGGAAAAGGAGACTGATCGAGGTGTTTCGTAGAGGTACGCCGACGTGCGATATCGCGTTGAACTCAGATTCTGAAAAGCCCAAAAATCGGCTCCCTCTCCCTCGGGAGAGGGCTGGGGTGAGGGGCGAATCCACCACAAACACAAAGCCGACCACGCCCCGCTCTTCACCACTCAATAGGCCGAGTGTCAGCTCGCCTGCTCTTGATCTTGATCCACAGGCGACGTCGGAAGGCTGAGTGGAGGGATTGATCCGGGCGTGGGAGCGCAGCGACCGTTTGGCGCAGCCAAATGCATCGAGAGGAGGTGCAGCGAAGCAAACCGTAGGCGCTGCGCCCGGATCGATCCCGCAGCGAAGGAACCCCGAGCCCCAGCGAGCAGGCCGCACGTAGGAGCAAGCCTTTTTGGTTACTTTTTCGGCGTCTGGAAAAAGTGACCCGCCGTAAGGGCCATCCCTTTCAAGGTCTTCGGTAAAATCCCCTGAAATTTCATTCAGGGATCCCCAAACGATGTGGGCCGATGTTCTAGCGCGTTTCGAGAAAAAAGCACCTGCCAGTGTCATGGCTAAATTGGCTCTGGAGCAGGCTATTGCCCCTGAGTGGGTCGATCAGGTTTTCGAAGAGCATCGGCAACGGCAGTATTCTCGTGAGCTGCTGTTCTCGACCATCATCAAGCTGATGTCCCTTGTTTCATTGGGCCTGAAGCCATCCCTGCACGCCGCCGCGCGGCAACTGGAAGATCTTCCTGTCAGTTTGGCGGCTCTCTACGACAAGATCAGTCGTACCGAGCCGGCGCTGTTGCGCGCCCTGGTTACGGGCTGCGCTCAACGCCTGACTCCAACCATAAAAGAGCTGGGTTGCACGACGATGCTGCCGGGTTGGCAGGTTCGGGTAGTGGACGGTAATCACTTGGCATCCACTGAGAAACGTCTGGGAGCTTTACGTCACGAGCGCGGCGCCGCTCGTCCCGGTTTTTCGGTGGTGGCCTACGACCCCGACCTCGATCAGGTCATCGACCTTCAGGCGTGTGAGGATGCCTACGCAAGCGAGCGTGTTTGCGTGCTGCCGCTGTTGGCTGATGCCGAGCCGGGCCAAGTGTGGTTGGCTGATCGACTCTATTGCACGCTCCCGGTCATGGAAGCTTGTGAGCAGGCCCAGACCTCCTTTGTCATTCGCCAGCAAGCCAAGCATCCACGCTTGATTCAAGAAGGTGAGTGGCAAGAGCCGGTGCCTGTGGAAACAGGCACTGTGCGTGAGCAGATCATCCAGGTCAGAGGCGGTTACCAATGTCGGCGTGTCGAACTGACGCTTCATTCGCCAACGGACTCGGGAGACAGCAGCTTGATGTTCTGGAGCAACCTACCCCAAAGCGTCAGTGCACAGCAGATCGCAGAGCTCTATCGCCGCCGCTGGAGCATTGAAGGTATGTTCCAGCGACTGGAAGCGATTCTGGAAAGTGAAATCGAAACCCTTGGCAGCCCAAAGGCTGCCTTGCTCGGGTTCGCCACTGCGGTATTGGCCTACAACGTCCTGGCCGTCCTCAAACGAAGTGTCGAGCAAGCTCACCGGGAGACTCAGCCTGAAGGATGGGAAGCCTCCATCTATCACTTGGCGGTTCAGGTCAGGAGTGGTTATGAGGGAATGCAGATTGCGCTGCCCTCGGAATATCTTCCCGTTGTCCCTCTGGAGCAACTGGCCCAACGCTTGTTGGAGCTGGCCAGAAACATCCAGCCCAAACAAGTTGCGAAAAGCCCCCGCGGCCCCAAGGTGCCTAAACCCAAGACATGGGTTCAAGGTACAGCGGTCCATGCTCATGTCTCAACGGACAGAGTTATCAAGGCTGCCAAAACGAAAAGACCTTGAAAGGGATGGCCGTAAGGGCGGAACCGTAATCAGCAACACCCGCAGCAACGGATAAGCCCCCCACAAAATTGACTAAAATCCCCAACCCATGCTCTCCTACACAACTTGTTACGGGTGCCCTTCACAGGGTGAAACGGGAAACCGGTGAATCATGTGCTTTACTCAAGCCCATGTCAGTCCGGTGCTGCCCCCGCAACGGTAAGCGAGCGAAGCGTCAAAACCACTGTGTCAGCAAGACATGGGAAGGTGACGCTTGCAGGTCGGCCTGACGCCAACCCCTCGTGAGCCCGGAGACCGGCCCGCAACACACAGCCCGCACCTCGTGCGTCGCTGAACATAACAAACCCGCGGTGGGCGGGCGCTGTTCGAACCTCTGCGAGCCCGACCCGCAGGGGTTTTCATGCGCTCGATTCACCCACTGACATTCCAGAGGGAAGCGCCATGTCGATCATCAGCAGCACCGGCAGCAACACGGACAAAATTTCCAGCACCGCCACCCTGAGCCAACGCCTGACCGCCGCGATCTTCGCGTCGATCCTTGGTGCCAGCCTGGTCTACTTCGCCGGTTTCTCGCACATCGAAGCGGTGCACAACGCCGCCCACGATACCCGCCACAGCGCCGCGTTCCCGTGCCACTGAGACCTGTCGACATGATCAAGCGTATTGCGCAAACCGCAGGTTTCACCGGTCTGCTGGCCGCCCTGCTCCTCACCCTGCTGCAAAGCTTTTGGGTCTCGCCGCTGATTCTGCAGGCGGAAACCTTCGAGAAGTCCGAGCCGGTGGCGGTTCACGAACACGCCGCTGGCGTGGCTGCGCACACCCACGACGCCGAAGCCTGGGAGCCGGAAGACGGCTGGCAGCGCGTGGTCTCGACCACAGGCGGCAATCTGGTGGTTGCGGTGGGTTTCGCCCTGATGCTCGCGGGCCTCTACACCCTGCGCGCACCGACCAAAACCTCGCAAGGCTTGCTCTGGGGCCTGGCTGGTTACGCGACATTCGTACTGGCACCGACGATGGGCCTGCCACCCGAATTGCCGGGCACTGCCGCTGCTGATCTGGCTTCACGCCAGATGTGGTGGATCGGCACCGCCGCTTCGACCGCTGTCGGCCTGTCGCTGATTGCATTCAGCCGCCACTGGCTGATGAAAATCCTCGGCGTGGCCATCCTCGCCGTGCCGCACGTGATCGGCGCACCGCAGCCGGAAGTGCATTCGATGCTCGCGCCGGAGGCATTGGAAGCCCAGTTCAAAATCGCTTCGCAGTTGACCAACGTGGCGTTCTGGCTGGCCCTGGGCCTGATCAGCGCCTGGTTGTTCCGCCGCAAAAGCGATGGTCAATACCACGCATGACCGATGACAGCACAGCGCCGACCTTTGTAGTCGGCCTGGGCTGCCAGCGCGGCTGCCCGGCCAGCACGCTGCGCGCACTACTCGATCAGGCGTTGCAGGCACATCGCATCGACCTTGAAGCGGTCAAGGCCTTGGCCAGCATCGACTTGAAGCGCGATGAACCGGGTCTGCAAGAACTTGCTGCACAACTGGCCCTGCCCTTGCTGTACTTCAGCAGCGAGGAATTGGCCAGTTATCAGCAACGACTCAGCCACCATTCGCAGATCGCCTACGAACGCACCGGTTGCTACGGCGTGGCGGAAAGTGCAGCGTTAGCACTCGCCGAACAGTTGATCCAGGCACCGGCAAAACTGCTGATTTCCCGGCAAAAATACGCTCAGGCCACGTTGGCATTGGCCGGCGCAGCGTAAAATCCCGATAATCCCTGCCATCGATCATGAGCAATCTTCATCTGAAGCCATTGCTGCGCCTCTTTTTCACAGGATTCTACGATGACCGTCTACTTCATCGGCGCCGGCCCCGGCGACCCGGAACTGATCACCGTCAAAGGCCAGCGGCTGATCCGCAGTTGCCCGGTGATTATCTATGCAGGCTCGCTGGTGCCGGCGGCGGTGCTCGACGGCCATCAAGCCGAGACGGTGGTCAACAGCGCTGAACTGCATCTGGAGCAGATCATCGACCTGATCAAGACCGCGCATGCCAAGGGCCAGGATGTGGCGCGGGTGCACTCCGGCGACCCGAGTCTGTACGGTGCGATTGGTGAGCAGATTCGTTACCTGCGTGAGCTGAATATTCCGTTCGAGATCATTCCCGGGGTGACGGCGACGGCAGCCTGTGCGGCGTTGCTAGGTGCGGAACTGACCCTGCCGGACGTCTCGCAAAGCGTGATTCTGACCCGTTACGCCGACAAGACCGCCATGCCGGCAGGCGAAGAACTCGGCAGTCTGGCGCAGCATGGCGCGACCATGGCGATTCATCTGGGCGTCAACCATCTGCAGAAGATTCTGGCGGAACTGCTGCCGCATTACGGCGCGGACTGCCCGATTGCGGTGATTCACCGGGCGACGTGGCCGGATCAGGATTGGGTGGTGGGGACGCTGGCGAATATCGCTGGGAAGGTCGAGGCCAAAGGGTTTCGGCGTACGGCGTTGATTCTGGTTGGGCGCGTTTTGGGCAGTGAGGTGTTTAGCGAGTCATCGCTGTATCGCGCCGGGCATGCTCATCTCTATCGCCCATAAAGGCCCCTTCGCGAGCAGGCTCGCTCCCACATTTGATCGCATTCCAAAGGTGGGAGCGAGCCTGCTCGCGAAGGCGTCGGTACATTTCATCCATAAAAAACTCACCCATAAAAAAACGGCGCTCACGGGGCGCCGTTTTTCATGTCCGCAGCGAACACCTTAGTAGTAGGC contains these protein-coding regions:
- the cobM gene encoding precorrin-4 C(11)-methyltransferase; translated protein: MTVYFIGAGPGDPELITVKGQRLIRSCPVIIYAGSLVPAAVLDGHQAETVVNSAELHLEQIIDLIKTAHAKGQDVARVHSGDPSLYGAIGEQIRYLRELNIPFEIIPGVTATAACAALLGAELTLPDVSQSVILTRYADKTAMPAGEELGSLAQHGATMAIHLGVNHLQKILAELLPHYGADCPIAVIHRATWPDQDWVVGTLANIAGKVEAKGFRRTALILVGRVLGSEVFSESSLYRAGHAHLYRP
- a CDS encoding IS4 family transposase; translation: MAKLALEQAIAPEWVDQVFEEHRQRQYSRELLFSTIIKLMSLVSLGLKPSLHAAARQLEDLPVSLAALYDKISRTEPALLRALVTGCAQRLTPTIKELGCTTMLPGWQVRVVDGNHLASTEKRLGALRHERGAARPGFSVVAYDPDLDQVIDLQACEDAYASERVCVLPLLADAEPGQVWLADRLYCTLPVMEACEQAQTSFVIRQQAKHPRLIQEGEWQEPVPVETGTVREQIIQVRGGYQCRRVELTLHSPTDSGDSSLMFWSNLPQSVSAQQIAELYRRRWSIEGMFQRLEAILESEIETLGSPKAALLGFATAVLAYNVLAVLKRSVEQAHRETQPEGWEASIYHLAVQVRSGYEGMQIALPSEYLPVVPLEQLAQRLLELARNIQPKQVAKSPRGPKVPKPKTWVQGTAVHAHVSTDRVIKAAKTKRP
- a CDS encoding cobalamin biosynthesis protein → MTDDSTAPTFVVGLGCQRGCPASTLRALLDQALQAHRIDLEAVKALASIDLKRDEPGLQELAAQLALPLLYFSSEELASYQQRLSHHSQIAYERTGCYGVAESAALALAEQLIQAPAKLLISRQKYAQATLALAGAA
- a CDS encoding CbtA family protein translates to MIKRIAQTAGFTGLLAALLLTLLQSFWVSPLILQAETFEKSEPVAVHEHAAGVAAHTHDAEAWEPEDGWQRVVSTTGGNLVVAVGFALMLAGLYTLRAPTKTSQGLLWGLAGYATFVLAPTMGLPPELPGTAAADLASRQMWWIGTAASTAVGLSLIAFSRHWLMKILGVAILAVPHVIGAPQPEVHSMLAPEALEAQFKIASQLTNVAFWLALGLISAWLFRRKSDGQYHA
- a CDS encoding CbtB domain-containing protein, with protein sequence MSIISSTGSNTDKISSTATLSQRLTAAIFASILGASLVYFAGFSHIEAVHNAAHDTRHSAAFPCH